One Acidobacteriota bacterium genomic region harbors:
- a CDS encoding arginine deiminase, producing the protein MKLNVTSEIGRLESVLIHLPGREIDDMMPAMMEELLFDDILFGQLAREEHRRFQQIVWFVAEEIHDLQKLLEETLEDEDGRAAVLEDLRTRATIPAQARQILVELPPRQLAEHLVGGMLNDDSSTYTLTPTPNLFFTRDPQVIVGDGVAISAMATAARARESLISWYVFRHHPGFRERDILWTPDLVGGSYAQRGATIEGGDVLVAREDILVVGLSERTNRPGIEWLAESLRNSSSAVKKIFVVELPSTRSYMHLDTVFTITNRNECIVFPPVILEGGDTRLSVYEMDLGASELGYSIRDNLLGSLAKEGLDLEPIPCGGKRRIDQDREQWTDGANAFALAPGVILLYERNRRTADELDLRGYEIVEEDDLLLGRVELDVTGNNKYAILVQGHELSRARGGPRCMTMPLSRKSI; encoded by the coding sequence ATGAAACTGAATGTCACAAGCGAGATCGGTCGGCTCGAATCCGTCCTGATCCACCTTCCAGGGCGTGAAATCGACGACATGATGCCCGCGATGATGGAGGAGCTGCTCTTCGACGACATCCTCTTCGGCCAGCTCGCGCGCGAAGAGCACCGCCGGTTCCAGCAGATCGTCTGGTTCGTCGCGGAAGAGATTCACGACCTTCAGAAGCTTCTCGAGGAAACCCTCGAGGACGAGGACGGCCGAGCCGCCGTTCTCGAAGATCTGAGGACGCGCGCGACGATACCCGCTCAGGCGCGGCAGATCCTCGTCGAGCTTCCTCCACGGCAGCTCGCCGAACATCTGGTCGGAGGAATGCTCAATGACGACAGCTCGACCTACACCCTGACTCCCACGCCGAATCTCTTCTTCACCCGGGACCCGCAGGTCATCGTCGGCGACGGGGTCGCGATCTCGGCAATGGCGACCGCCGCGAGGGCGAGGGAGTCGCTCATTTCGTGGTACGTCTTCCGGCACCATCCGGGATTCCGCGAGCGGGACATTCTCTGGACACCCGATCTGGTAGGCGGGTCCTATGCCCAGCGAGGGGCCACGATCGAGGGTGGAGATGTCCTCGTCGCCCGCGAAGACATCCTGGTCGTCGGCCTCTCCGAGCGTACGAATCGTCCCGGGATCGAATGGCTCGCCGAGTCGCTCCGGAACTCCAGCTCGGCGGTCAAGAAGATCTTCGTCGTCGAGTTGCCGAGCACACGCTCCTACATGCACCTCGATACCGTCTTCACGATCACCAACCGCAACGAGTGCATCGTTTTCCCTCCGGTCATTCTGGAGGGTGGCGATACCCGCCTCAGCGTCTATGAGATGGACCTCGGAGCATCGGAGCTCGGATATTCGATTCGTGACAACCTTCTCGGATCGCTCGCGAAGGAGGGACTCGATCTCGAGCCGATCCCGTGCGGAGGAAAGCGGCGGATCGATCAGGATCGGGAGCAGTGGACCGACGGTGCGAATGCTTTCGCCCTGGCCCCGGGCGTGATCCTCCTCTACGAGCGCAATCGGCGAACTGCCGACGAGCTCGACCTCAGGGGCTACGAGATCGTCGAGGAAGACGATCTTCTGCTCGGCCGGGTCGAGCTCGACGTGACCGGCAACAACAAGTATGCGATTCTGGTTCAGGGTCACGAGCTCTCGAGGGCCCGCGGTGGCCCGCGCTGCATGACGATGCCGCTTTCCCGCAAATCGATATGA